Proteins from one Setaria italica strain Yugu1 chromosome V, Setaria_italica_v2.0, whole genome shotgun sequence genomic window:
- the LOC101770975 gene encoding uncharacterized protein LOC101770975, translating to MATTRGGGSAARVGDGDVDLGEGWDWRSVPRLLSSACLFLCSGGCFGCCDKAVKQLGELSRNLITHDQIPIPEPFWSTTTIEVEPSDLRANSSISISNWGFDQHGTGSSHNLPELGNYGRILWEQTRQEWTEIRSLRPKVKQVREPVLSWNAAYESLLGSNKPFSQPIPLHEMVDFLVDIWEQEGLYD from the exons ATGGCGACCACGCGCGGCGGCGGATCGGCGGCGAGGGTGGGCGACGGGGACGTCGACCTGGGCGAGGGCTGGGACTGGCGCTCCGTCCCGCGGCTCCTCTCCTCCGCCTGCCTCTTCCTCTGCTCCGG AGGCTGTTTTGGATGCTGTGATAAGGCTGTAAAGCAACTGGGTGAGCTGTCCAGGAACTTAATTACCCATGACCAAATTCCCATACCAGAGCCATTTTGGAGTACAACCACCATCGAAGTTGAACCATCAGATCTCAGGGCAAATTCTTCAATCAGCATATCCAATTGGGGCTTTGATCAGCATGGAACTGGAAGCAGCCATAACCTTCCTGAACTTGGTAATTATG GACGCATCCTTTGGGAACAGACTCGGCAGGAGTGGACTGAAATTAGAAGTCTACGGCCGAAGGTGAAGCAAGTCCGGGAACCAGTGTTGAG TTGGAATGCAGCATATGAGAGTCTGCTTGGATCAAATAAGCCGTTTTCTCAACCCATTCCTCTTCAC GAGATGGTCGATTTCCTTGTGGACATCTGGGAGCAAGAGGGGCTGTATGACTAG
- the LOC105914380 gene encoding uncharacterized protein LOC105914380 encodes MKNRWDILKKMYTQWKTLNLRSTGLGRDPVTGCIVADDEWWEEQNKAMPGCIRFRTAPLEYEDQMRIMFESVIVTNETSYVPSGDGNVDVDEHDVVDVEGNNDREAHKAPSSSERRASKRPAPSSPKRKKKKTFRDQCMKRLVDAYELKAQSSKHPATSQVVDHVRDEIGKLAFVLMSTSSATSECEGNSDSIHTIDVDESDDTDDDYIVAMLSMDYMASSGMNKKKITTTIARMTGIQWVELQLQDPVECFNMFRMRRSVFLSLHDTLAMQE; translated from the exons ATGAAGAATAGGtgggatatattgaaaaaaatgtatacccaATGGAAGACTTTGAACTTGAGATCAACCGGATTGGGAAGAGATCCTGTTACTGGTTGTATTGTGGCTGACGATGAATGGTGGGAAGAACAAAATAAG gctatgcCAGGTTGTATCCGGTTCAGAACAGCTCCGCTTGAATATGAGGATCAGATGCGAATCATGTTTGAATCGGTCATTGTTACAAATGAAACTTCATATGTTCCAAGTGGTGATGGAAACGTTGatgttgatgaacatgatgttgttgatgttgaggGCAACAATGATAGAGAGGCACATAAGGCCCCATCCAGTTCTGAGCGGAGGGCTTCAAAAAGGCCAGCTCCTAGTTCccctaaaagaaagaagaagaagacttttaGAGACCAATGCATGAAGCGGTTGGTCGATGCATATGAGTTGAAAGCTCAAAGTAGTAAACATCCAGCTACTTCACAAGTTGTTGATCATGTTAGAGATGAGATTGGGAA GcttgcatttgttttgatgagtaCCTCTAGTGCAACTAGTGAATGTGAAGGCAACAGTGATTCTATTCATACCATAGATGTTGATGAATCTGATGACactgatgatgattacataGTGGCAATGCTTAGTATGGACTACATGGCATCATCTGgtatgaacaagaagaagattactACTACGATAGCAAGGATGACTGGAATACAGTGGGTTGAGTTGCAACTACAAGATCCAGTGGAGTGCTTTAACATGTTCAGAATGAGGAGGTCAGTTTTCTTAAGCCTTCATGACACTTTG GCAATGCAAGAATAA
- the LOC106804329 gene encoding L10-interacting MYB domain-containing protein-like: MNNRASWDEGTTKTLLDLCIEQKNQLNWSDRYLTKLGWRNVYSSFRAQTGLQLGSKQLQNKLNNLRRQFLGWRALQNKSGLGCYTQTGGVSADATYWEQDQQDTQARSQSSYVKPPPFLNELFELFGHEPQDRGTLLTAGGIHEATPSMGTEGNAVDLEQNPPC; encoded by the exons ATGAATAACCGTGCCAGCTGGGATGAGGGCACGACAAAAACTTTGCTGGACTTGTGCATTGAACAGAAGAACCAGCTCAACTGGAGCGACAGATACctcactaagttgggatggaGGAATGTATACTCCAGCTTCAGGGCACAAACTGGGTTGCAATTgggcagcaagcagctgcagaacaagctCAACAACTTGAGGAGGCAATTCCTCGGCTGGCGGGCCTTGCAAAACAAATCTGGTTTAGGGTGCTACACACAAACTGGTGGTGTGTCTGCTGATGCCACGTATTGGGAGCAGGACCAACAG GACACCCAGGCGAGGTCCCAGTCGAGTTATgtgaagcctccacctttcCTCAACGAGTTATTTGAGTTGTTTGGCCACGAACCCCAAGACAGGGGCACCTTGCTGACGGCCGGAGGTATTCATGAGGCGACACCTAGCATGGGGACTGAGGGCAATGCAGTGGACTTGGAGCAGAACCCCCCCTGCTAG
- the LOC101771638 gene encoding phospholipase D alpha 1-like (The RefSeq protein has 2 substitutions compared to this genomic sequence) produces the protein MAQILLHGTLHATIFEAQELSNPHRASGGAPKFIRKLVEGIEDTVGVGKGTTKIYATIDLEKTRVGRTRMISNEPANPRWYESFHIYCAHLAADVIFTVKIDNPIGATLIGRAHLPVQDLLDGKEIDKWLEICDEGGEPIGGSKIHVKLQYFDVSKDRNWARGVRSTKYPGVPYTFFSQRQGCKVTLYQDAHVPDNFIPKIPLADGNYEPHRCWEDIFDAISNAQHLIYITGWSVYTEITLVRDTNRPEPGGDVTLGELLKRKASEGVRVLMLVWDDRTSVGLLKKDGLMATHDEETANYFHGSDVNCVLCPRNPDDSGSFVQDLQIAAMFTHHQKIVVVDHEMPNQGSQQRRIVSFVGGIDLCDGRYDTQYHSLFRTLDTVHHDDFHQPNFGGSSVNKGGPREPWHDIHSRLEGPIAWDVLYNFEQRWTQQGGKNLLVRLRDLSDIIIPPSPVMFPEDRETWNVQLFRSIDGGAAFGFPETPEEAARAGLVSGKDQIIDKSIQDAYIHAIRRAKNFIYIENQYFLGSSYCWKPEGIKPEEIGALHLIPKELSLKIVSKIEAGERFTVYVVVPMWPEGVPESASVQAILDWQRRTMEMMYTDITQALRAKEIEANPKDYLTFFCLGNREVKQEGEYEPGEQPEPDTDYSRAQEARRFMIYVHTKMMIVDDEYIIIGSANINQRSMDGARDSEIAMGAYQPYHLATRQPARGQIHGFRMALWYEHLGMLDDVFQHPESMECVQKVNKIAEKYWDLYSSDDLEQDLPGHLLSYPMGVDSEGNVTELPGMEFFPDTRARILGTKSDYLPPILTT, from the exons ATGGCTCAGATCTTGCTCCACGGCACGCTCCACGCCACCATCTTCGAGGCCCAGGAGCTCTCCAACCCGCACCGCGCATCCGGCGGCGCCCCCAAGTTCATCCGCAAG CTTGTGGAGGGGATCGAGGACACGGTGGGTGTCGGCAAAGGCACCACCAAGATATATGCCACCATTGATCTGGAGAAGACCCGGGTCGGGCGTACCCGGATGATCAGCAACGAGCCCGCCAACCCTCGCTGGTACGAGTCGTTCCACATCTACTGCGCCCACCTCGCTGCCGATGTCATCTTCACCGTCAAGATCGACAACCCCATTGGGGCCACGCTGATTGGGAGGGCTCACCTGCCTGTCCAGGACCTCCTCGATGGTAAGGAGATTGACAAGTGGCTTGAAATCTGTGATGAAGGCGGTGAGCCTATTGGTGACAGCAAGATCCATGTGAAGCTTCAGTACTTTGATGTTTCCAAGGACCGCAATTGGGCAAGAGGTGTGAGGAGCACAAAGTATCCTGGTGTTCCTTACACTTTTTTCTCGCAGAGGCAGGGATGTAAGGTTACTCTGTACCAAGATGCTCATGTCCCAGACAACTTTATTCCCAAGATCCCGCTTGCTGATGGCAACTATGAGCCACACAGATGCTGGGAGGATATCTTTGATGCCATAAGCAATGCCCAGCATTTGATTTACATCACTGGCTGGTCTGTGTACACTGAGATCACCTTGGTTAGGGACACCAACAGGCCGGAACCTGGAGGTGATGTTACTCTTGGGGAGTTGCTCAAGAGGAAGGCCAGTGAAGGTGTCCGGGTCCTCATGCTAGTGTGGGATGATAGGACTTCAGTTGGCTTGCTGAAGAAAGATGGCCTGATGGCTACCCATGATGAGGAGACTGCAAATTACTTCCATGGCTCGGACGTCAACTGTGTTCTGTGCCCTCGCAACCCTGATGATTCTGGCAGCTTTGTTCAGGATCTCCAGATAGCAGCTATGTTCACGCACCATCAGAAGATAGTAGTTGTTGACCATGAGATGCCAAACCAGGGCTCCCAGCAAAGGAGGATTGTCAGCTTCGTTGGTGGTATTGACCTTTGTGATGGAAGATATGATACCCAGTATCACTCCTTGTTTAGGACACTTGACACAGTCCATCATGATGACTTCCACCAGCCAAACTTTGGGGGTTCATCGGTCAATAAAGGTGGTCCAAGGGAGCCGTGGCATGATATTCATTCACGGCTGGAAGGGCCAATTGCTTGGGATGTTCTTTACAACTTTGAGCAGAGGTGGACGAAGCAGGGTGGTAAGAACCTCCTTGTACGTCTCAGGGATCTTTCTGACATTATTATTCCCCCTTCTCCTGTGATGTTCCCGGAGGACAGAGAAACATGGAATGTCCAGCTCTTCAGATCCATTGATGGTGGTGCTGCTTTTGGCTTCCCTGAGACTCCAGAGGAAGCTGCTAGAGCTGGGCTTGTGAGTGGAAAGGATCAAATCATCGACAAGAGTATCCAGGATGCATACATACATGCCATCCGGAGGGCTAAGAACTTCATCTACATTGAAAACCAGTACTTCCTTGGAAGTTCATATTGCTGGAAGCCTGAAGGCATCAAGCCGGAAGAGATTGGTGCTCTCCACTTGATTCCGAAGGAGCTTTCCTTGAAGATTGTCAGCAAGATTGAAGCTGGGGAACGATTTACTGTTTATGTTGTGGTGCCAATGTGGCCTGAGGGTGTTCCAGAGAGTGCTTCCGTTCAGGCAATTCTTGACTGGCAAAGGAGAACAATGGAGATGATGTACACTGACATCACACAAGCTCTCCGGGCCAAGGAAATAGAAGCAAACCCCAAGGATTACCTCACTTTCTTCTGCCTAGGTAACCGTGAGGTGAAGCAGGAGGGGGAGTACGAACCTGGGGAACAGCCAGAGCCTGATACTGATTACAGCCGGGCTCAGGAGGCTAGGAGGTTCATGATCTATGTTCACACCAAAATGATGATAG TTGACGACGAGTACATCATCATCGGTTCTGCCAACATCAACCAGAGGTCCATGGATGGCGCCAGGGACTCTGAGATTGCCATGGGCGCGTACCAGCCGTACCACCTGGCGACCAGGCAGCCTGCACGTGGCCAGATCCACGGCTTCCGGATGGCGCTGTGGTACGAGCACCTGGGCATGTTGGATGACGTGTTCCAACACCCGGAGAGCATGGAGTGCGTGCAGAAGGTGAACAAGATTGCCGAGAAGTACTGGGACCTGTACTCGAGTGACGACCTGGAGCAGGACCTCCCAGGGCACCTCCTCAGCTACCCCATGGGCGTTGACTCTGAGGGCAATGTCACCGAGCTGCCGGGAATGGAGTTCTTCCCCGACACCCGTGCCCGCATCCTCGGCACCAAGTCGGATTACCTCCCACCCATCCTCACCACATAG
- the LOC101771638 gene encoding phospholipase D alpha 1-like isoform X1 encodes MAQILLHGTLHATIFEAQELSNPHRASGGAPKFIRKLVEGIEDTVGVGKGTTKIYATIDLEKTRVGRTRMISNEPANPRWYESFHIYCAHLAADVIFTVKIDNPIGATLIGRAHLPVQDLLDGKEIDKWLEICDEGGEPIGDSKIHVKLQYFDVSKDRNWARGVRSTKYPGVPYTFFSQRQGCKVTLYQDAHVPDNFIPKIPLADGNYEPHRCWEDIFDAISNAQHLIYITGWSVYTEITLVRDTNRPEPGGDVTLGELLKRKASEGVRVLMLVWDDRTSVGLLKKDGLMATHDEETANYFHGSDVNCVLCPRNPDDSGSFVQDLQIAAMFTHHQKIVVVDHEMPNQGSQQRRIVSFVGGIDLCDGRYDTQYHSLFRTLDTVHHDDFHQPNFGGSSVNKGGPREPWHDIHSRLEGPIAWDVLYNFEQRWTKQGGKNLLVRLRDLSDIIIPPSPVMFPEDRETWNVQLFRSIDGGAAFGFPETPEEAARAGLVSGKDQIIDKSIQDAYIHAIRRAKNFIYIENQYFLGSSYCWKPEGIKPEEIGALHLIPKELSLKIVSKIEAGERFTVYVVVPMWPEGVPESASVQAILDWQRRTMEMMYTDITQALRAKEIEANPKDYLTFFCLGNREVKQEGEYEPGEQPEPDTDYSRAQEARRFMIYVHTKMMIVDDEYIIIGSANINQRSMDGARDSEIAMGAYQPYHLATRQPARGQIHGFRMALWYEHLGMLDDVFQHPESMECVQKVNKIAEKYWDLYSSDDLEQDLPGHLLSYPMGVDSEGNVTELPGMEFFPDTRARILGTKSDYLPPILTT; translated from the exons ATGGCTCAGATCTTGCTCCACGGCACGCTCCACGCCACCATCTTCGAGGCCCAGGAGCTCTCCAACCCGCACCGCGCATCCGGCGGCGCCCCCAAGTTCATCCGCAAG CTTGTGGAGGGGATCGAGGACACGGTGGGTGTCGGCAAAGGCACCACCAAGATATATGCCACCATTGATCTGGAGAAGACCCGGGTCGGGCGTACCCGGATGATCAGCAACGAGCCCGCCAACCCTCGCTGGTACGAGTCGTTCCACATCTACTGCGCCCACCTCGCTGCCGATGTCATCTTCACCGTCAAGATCGACAACCCCATTGGGGCCACGCTGATTGGGAGGGCTCACCTGCCTGTCCAGGACCTCCTCGATGGTAAGGAGATTGACAAGTGGCTTGAAATCTGTGATGAAGGCGGTGAGCCTATTGGTGACAGCAAGATCCATGTGAAGCTTCAGTACTTTGATGTTTCCAAGGACCGCAATTGGGCAAGAGGTGTGAGGAGCACAAAGTATCCTGGTGTTCCTTACACTTTTTTCTCGCAGAGGCAGGGATGTAAGGTTACTCTGTACCAAGATGCTCATGTCCCAGACAACTTTATTCCCAAGATCCCGCTTGCTGATGGCAACTATGAGCCACACAGATGCTGGGAGGATATCTTTGATGCCATAAGCAATGCCCAGCATTTGATTTACATCACTGGCTGGTCTGTGTACACTGAGATCACCTTGGTTAGGGACACCAACAGGCCGGAACCTGGAGGTGATGTTACTCTTGGGGAGTTGCTCAAGAGGAAGGCCAGTGAAGGTGTCCGGGTCCTCATGCTAGTGTGGGATGATAGGACTTCAGTTGGCTTGCTGAAGAAAGATGGCCTGATGGCTACCCATGATGAGGAGACTGCAAATTACTTCCATGGCTCGGACGTCAACTGTGTTCTGTGCCCTCGCAACCCTGATGATTCTGGCAGCTTTGTTCAGGATCTCCAGATAGCAGCTATGTTCACGCACCATCAGAAGATAGTAGTTGTTGACCATGAGATGCCAAACCAGGGCTCCCAGCAAAGGAGGATTGTCAGCTTCGTTGGTGGTATTGACCTTTGTGATGGAAGATATGATACCCAGTATCACTCCTTGTTTAGGACACTTGACACAGTCCATCATGATGACTTCCACCAGCCAAACTTTGGGGGTTCATCGGTCAATAAAGGTGGTCCAAGGGAGCCGTGGCATGATATTCATTCACGGCTGGAAGGGCCAATTGCTTGGGATGTTCTTTACAACTTTGAGCAGAGGTGGACGAAGCAGGGTGGTAAGAACCTCCTTGTACGTCTCAGGGATCTTTCTGACATTATTATTCCCCCTTCTCCTGTGATGTTCCCGGAGGACAGAGAAACATGGAATGTCCAGCTCTTCAGATCCATTGATGGTGGTGCTGCTTTTGGCTTCCCTGAGACTCCAGAGGAAGCTGCTAGAGCTGGGCTTGTGAGTGGAAAGGATCAAATCATCGACAAGAGTATCCAGGATGCATACATACATGCCATCCGGAGGGCTAAGAACTTCATCTACATTGAAAACCAGTACTTCCTTGGAAGTTCATATTGCTGGAAGCCTGAAGGCATCAAGCCGGAAGAGATTGGTGCTCTCCACTTGATTCCGAAGGAGCTTTCCTTGAAGATTGTCAGCAAGATTGAAGCTGGGGAACGATTTACTGTTTATGTTGTGGTGCCAATGTGGCCTGAGGGTGTTCCAGAGAGTGCTTCCGTTCAGGCAATTCTTGACTGGCAAAGGAGAACAATGGAGATGATGTACACTGACATCACACAAGCTCTCCGGGCCAAGGAAATAGAAGCAAACCCCAAGGATTACCTCACTTTCTTCTGCCTAGGTAACCGTGAGGTGAAGCAGGAGGGGGAGTACGAACCTGGGGAACAGCCAGAGCCTGATACTGATTACAGCCGGGCTCAGGAGGCTAGGAGGTTCATGATCTATGTTCACACCAAAATGATGATAG TTGACGACGAGTACATCATCATCGGTTCTGCCAACATCAACCAGAGGTCCATGGATGGCGCCAGGGACTCTGAGATTGCCATGGGCGCGTACCAGCCGTACCACCTGGCGACCAGGCAGCCTGCACGTGGCCAGATCCACGGCTTCCGGATGGCGCTGTGGTACGAGCACCTGGGCATGTTGGATGACGTGTTCCAACACCCGGAGAGCATGGAGTGCGTGCAGAAGGTGAACAAGATTGCCGAGAAGTACTGGGACCTGTACTCGAGTGACGACCTGGAGCAGGACCTCCCAGGGCACCTCCTCAGCTACCCCATGGGCGTTGACTCTGAGGGCAATGTCACCGAGCTGCCGGGAATGGAGTTCTTCCCCGACACCCGTGCCCGCATCCTCGGCACCAAGTCGGATTACCTCCCACCCATCCTCACCACATAG
- the LOC101783947 gene encoding formin-like protein 16 — protein sequence MLCHAGFTTVPCSSTDAGATVKVGRGALAPPPPQGPPSGSAAGPCSSAPLPGPPSRTATAPPPLRAAARFNVSTAPLLLPPPCELAGPLDPPDPARGGGQRRRLWPKHGPTVPIPLLPARIGSACSPEPSSRTRRPASR from the coding sequence ATGCTCTGCCACGCCGGATTCACCACCGTCCCATGCTCCTCCACCGACGCCGGGGCCACTGTCAAGGTCGGCCGCGGGGCCcttgctcctccgccgccgcaaggGCCGCCGTCGGGGTCGGCCGCGGGCCCCTGCTCCTCTGCGCCGCTGCCTGGGCCACCGTCGAGGACAGCCAcggcgccccctcccctccgcgccgccgcgcggttCAACGTCAGCACGGCGCCCCTGCTTCTCCCGCCGCCATGCGAGCTGGCCGGGCCGCTCGATCCGCCGGATCCAGCGCGGGGAGGAGGGCAGCGGCGCCGCCTATGGCCGAAGCACGGGCCGACCGTGCCAATCCCGCTCCTCCCCGCACGAATCGGCAGCGCCTGCTCGCCGGAGCCATCCTCGCGCACGAGGAGGCCGGCCTCCCGGTGA
- the LOC101772567 gene encoding peroxidase 25, translating to MVASEMAALLFLFTSLLLRGSFVHSQGLQIGFYDSYCPDAEDIVRSTVEQYYDKDATIAPGLLRLHFHDCFVQGCDGSVLISGASSERSAPQNFGLRGFEVIDDAKSQLEAVCPGVVSCADILALAARDAVDLTGGPSWSVPLGRRDGRISLASGAKALPSPADPVSVQRQKFADQGLSDHDLVTLVGAHTIGQTDCQFFSYRLFNFTATGNADPTISPAFLAQLRALCPPNGDPGRRVALDRDSPGAFDVAFFKNVRDGNAVLESDQRLWSDAATQGAVQKYAGNVRGLLGLRFAYEFPKAMVRMSSVAVKTGGQGEIRRRCSRIN from the exons ATGGTAGCGTCAGAAATGGCAGCTCTTCTCTTTTTATTCACTTCTCTGCTGCTGAGAGGTTCCTTTGTTCACAGTCAAGGGCTCCAGATCGGATTCTACGACTCTTACTGTCCTGATGCCGAGGATATTGTGAGGTCTACTGTCGAACAGTACTACGACAAGGATGCCACCATCGCCCCAGGCTTGCTCAGGCTACACTTTCATGACTGCTTCGTTCAA GGTTGTGATGGATCAGTCTTGATTTCTGGAGCATCTTCTGAACGGAGTGCCCCACAAAATTTTGGTCTGAGGGGGTTTGAGGTGATAGATGACGCTAAATCCCAGCTGGAAGCTGTGTGCCCTGGCGTAGTGTCTTGTGCTGATATACTGGCTCTTGCCGCACGTGATGCCGTTGATCTG ACCGGTGGGCCAAGCTGGTCAGTGCCACTGGGGAGAAGAGACGGCAGAATTTCATTAGCTTCTGGTGCTAAGGCCTTGCCATCTCCTGCCGATCCTGTATCTGTTCAGAGGCAGAAGTTCGCGGATCAAGGCCTGTCAGACCATGACCTCGTAACATTAGTCG GTGCCCACACCATCGGGCAGACGGACTGCCAGTTCTTCAGCTACCGTCTGTTCAACTTCACGGCGACGGGCAACGCGGACCCGACCATCAGCCCGGCGTTCCTGGCGCAGCTCCGGGCGCTGTGCCCGCCCAACGGCGAcccggggcggcgggtggcgctgGACAGGGACAGCCCCGGCGCGTTCGACGTGGCCTTCTTCAAGAACGTCCGGGACGGCAACGCCGTGCTGGAGTCGGACCAGCGGCTGTGGAGCGACGCCGCCACGCAGGGCGCCGTGCAGAAGTACGCCGGCAACGTCCGGGGCCTGCTCGGGCTCCGCTTCGCCTACGAGTTCCCTAAGGCCATGGTGCGGATGAGCAGCGTCGCCGTGAAGACCGGCGGGCAGGGCGAGATCAGGAGGAGGTGCTCCAGGATCAACTAA